The Brenneria rubrifaciens genome has a window encoding:
- the trmB gene encoding tRNA (guanosine(46)-N7)-methyltransferase TrmB, which translates to MINNVISPEFDENGRPLRRIRSFVRRQGRLTNGQQQALDNYWPVMGVEYQTQPLAFSSLFGREAPVVLEIGFGMGASLVTMAAQHPEQDFLGIEVHLPGVGACLSSAQEADVGNLRIMCHDAVEVLENMIPDGSLSMVQLFFPDPWHKARHNKRRIVQAPFVALVQRKLKIGGVFHMATDWEPYAQHMLEVMSAVTGYRNLSDNNDYVERPESRPLTKFEARGQRLGHGVWDLMFERMN; encoded by the coding sequence ATGATTAACAACGTTATCTCACCGGAATTTGATGAAAACGGACGCCCGCTGCGTCGCATACGCAGTTTTGTCCGTCGTCAGGGACGTTTGACCAACGGACAACAACAGGCGCTGGATAACTATTGGCCGGTGATGGGCGTCGAGTATCAGACGCAGCCGCTGGCATTCAGCTCGCTGTTTGGCCGTGAAGCGCCGGTGGTGCTGGAAATTGGTTTTGGCATGGGGGCGTCGTTGGTGACGATGGCCGCACAACATCCAGAACAGGATTTCCTGGGTATCGAAGTGCATCTGCCCGGCGTGGGCGCTTGTCTCTCTTCGGCGCAGGAGGCTGATGTCGGTAACCTGCGCATCATGTGCCATGACGCGGTGGAAGTGTTGGAAAACATGATCCCCGATGGTTCGCTATCAATGGTACAGCTTTTCTTCCCCGATCCGTGGCATAAAGCCCGGCATAACAAACGCCGTATTGTACAGGCGCCGTTTGTTGCATTGGTACAGCGCAAGTTGAAGATCGGCGGCGTTTTCCATATGGCGACAGACTGGGAACCTTATGCGCAACATATGCTCGAAGTGATGAGCGCGGTCACAGGTTATCGCAATCTTTCTGACAATAATGACTATGTTGAGCGGCCGGAATCACGTCCGCTGACGAAGTTTGAAGCGCGCGGCCAGCGTTTGGGGCATGGCGTATGGGATCTGATGTTCGAGAGGATGAATTGA
- a CDS encoding autotransporter domain-containing protein, which translates to MDIFSRVIPGSEHGSHASCKNVICRKTKFSQWPQWWTSALLVMACLPVTPSRAATADDFRTPEYLINGASLDSMQAADAYAQGASGRGVTVGIIDLGADLSGREFLGRADARTRWLSAPVDRIPHGRYVAGVIGAAKDDAGVHGIAYNANLLALGSDMGVSSLAQAMLEIAKYPDVKIINNSWGFAIYYDAMNSYSPKTKKEIDNILVPGFTELAEGITSRGKLMVFSAGNEGHLTPALLAGLPTWLDVTGKENRIGNNWLSVMSYNPRQSSNSVAFIAPFTNLAQGASEYSLLAPGVGVSTTSNGETYETLNGTSFSAPYVTGVGALVSEVFPYMDGKQIADVLLSTATPLRGDTLPEAVMLQNIEYDGDLNEVGASLKFYSYRRDITVTDEEVDVLLDSLTSDKTPEEVKERIRGMILTASREQNVIVLPEDEYQSLFGQGIVNANRAVQGPGALNARRLAESDIGGGATGGDYALYGIDTQGMDSTWGNDITQIRNKNPQSALFGRDVGLNKQGDGTLYLTGDNTYAGPTIVQGGEVVVGKVAGGTGSLAGDVWVKTDAKLGGHGRIAGSVTLDSGATLSPGNSIGTLTVGSVTFNQGSTYTFEIDAQGRSDGLVVTKDAHLAGTVAISGSNSPLLLGDRFRLLDVGGELTGKFDSLSSARQSVFLTDALSYSGQHAYLDVVRNNRPFSEVAQSRNQSAVAQGIEGQESGRVFEAIANSTSEEASRDAFDNLSGEIYAASRAALFQRSRYVRDAINSSMHEGKADTLWLSQWANEGSVDEQSGFAKATNHGYGFLIGNGRQVGTDSTLGFAIGSEKSKIKVDERASSVDVTTYHIASYFGTTKWGVDVRAGMEYSYLDMATERSITVPGLENRVKAEYRGHLAQGFVEGSHRFSLNDNFSLEPYGNTAYVWQGMPGARENGGPAALSWGKQTDSVVFSTLGLRSEARFAAPLPVAFYMDAGYQRRMTSDDNQMRMRFAQGDEFTIESGSVDRDTLLLRTGVSLGMTRNGKLSLGYQGVLGENSRDDSVRVQLGIKF; encoded by the coding sequence ATGGATATTTTTTCCAGGGTTATTCCTGGGTCTGAGCACGGATCGCACGCTTCATGCAAAAATGTAATCTGTCGCAAAACGAAATTCAGCCAATGGCCGCAGTGGTGGACGAGCGCGTTATTGGTGATGGCTTGTCTTCCGGTTACGCCGTCGCGCGCAGCGACCGCGGACGATTTCCGAACGCCGGAATACCTGATCAACGGTGCGTCGCTGGATTCAATGCAGGCGGCGGACGCTTACGCACAAGGGGCCAGCGGCCGGGGCGTAACGGTGGGGATTATTGACTTGGGCGCCGATTTGTCAGGGAGGGAATTTCTGGGGCGGGCGGATGCCAGAACGCGCTGGTTAAGCGCTCCTGTTGATAGAATACCACACGGTCGCTATGTCGCAGGGGTGATAGGCGCGGCGAAGGATGATGCCGGCGTACATGGCATTGCCTACAATGCCAATCTGCTGGCGCTCGGCAGCGATATGGGCGTTAGCAGCTTGGCCCAGGCGATGCTTGAAATCGCGAAATACCCGGATGTGAAAATCATCAATAACAGCTGGGGTTTTGCGATCTACTACGATGCGATGAACAGTTACTCTCCTAAAACCAAGAAAGAGATAGACAATATTTTGGTCCCCGGTTTTACCGAGTTGGCGGAAGGTATCACATCACGCGGAAAATTGATGGTCTTTTCCGCAGGCAATGAAGGACACCTGACGCCTGCATTGCTGGCGGGGTTGCCGACATGGCTGGATGTCACCGGTAAGGAGAACCGGATCGGCAACAATTGGCTCAGCGTGATGTCGTATAATCCCCGGCAATCTTCGAATAGCGTGGCATTTATCGCGCCATTCACTAACCTCGCCCAGGGAGCCAGCGAATACAGCCTGTTGGCGCCGGGTGTGGGTGTTTCCACCACCTCGAACGGTGAGACTTATGAGACGTTGAATGGAACGTCGTTTTCCGCGCCCTATGTAACCGGCGTCGGTGCGCTGGTTAGTGAAGTGTTTCCCTATATGGACGGCAAACAGATTGCCGATGTCCTGCTTTCCACCGCGACGCCGTTGCGCGGCGATACCCTCCCTGAAGCGGTGATGCTGCAAAACATCGAATACGATGGCGATCTGAACGAAGTCGGCGCCTCGTTGAAGTTTTATTCATACCGGCGTGATATCACGGTTACAGATGAAGAGGTCGACGTTCTGCTCGACTCGTTAACCTCGGACAAAACCCCCGAAGAAGTGAAAGAAAGGATTCGAGGCATGATCCTCACTGCGTCCCGCGAGCAGAACGTCATCGTGCTTCCTGAGGATGAATATCAATCACTGTTCGGTCAGGGGATTGTCAACGCTAACAGAGCGGTGCAGGGACCGGGAGCGTTAAACGCCCGGCGGCTGGCTGAAAGCGATATAGGCGGCGGTGCGACTGGCGGCGACTATGCGTTGTATGGCATCGATACTCAGGGCATGGATAGTACTTGGGGCAATGATATTACTCAGATACGCAATAAAAATCCTCAAAGCGCGTTGTTCGGGCGGGATGTGGGCTTAAATAAACAAGGCGATGGAACGCTTTACCTGACGGGCGACAACACCTATGCCGGGCCGACTATCGTACAGGGCGGCGAGGTCGTGGTTGGCAAGGTCGCGGGGGGAACCGGCAGTCTGGCTGGTGATGTCTGGGTAAAAACCGATGCGAAGCTGGGGGGGCACGGCAGGATTGCCGGCAGTGTGACGCTTGATAGCGGCGCCACGCTGTCTCCCGGCAACTCCATCGGGACGTTGACCGTCGGCAGCGTGACTTTCAACCAAGGCAGCACTTATACATTTGAAATAGACGCGCAGGGCAGGTCGGATGGTCTGGTTGTCACGAAGGATGCGCATCTTGCGGGGACGGTGGCGATCTCAGGTTCGAACAGTCCGTTATTGTTGGGCGATCGCTTTAGGCTGCTTGATGTCGGCGGCGAACTGACGGGAAAATTTGACTCGCTGAGCTCGGCGCGCCAGTCAGTATTTCTGACGGACGCGCTCAGCTATAGCGGTCAGCACGCTTATCTGGATGTCGTGCGCAACAACCGGCCATTCAGCGAAGTAGCGCAAAGCCGTAATCAAAGCGCCGTCGCGCAGGGGATAGAAGGCCAGGAGAGTGGACGAGTGTTTGAGGCGATAGCCAATTCGACCAGCGAAGAGGCGTCGCGCGACGCGTTTGATAATCTTAGCGGTGAGATTTATGCTGCGTCACGCGCCGCACTGTTCCAACGCAGCCGCTATGTGCGCGATGCCATCAACAGTTCAATGCATGAAGGGAAAGCAGATACGCTGTGGTTAAGCCAATGGGCTAACGAAGGGAGCGTGGACGAACAGTCGGGATTCGCCAAAGCAACGAACCACGGTTATGGATTTTTAATCGGCAACGGTAGACAGGTTGGAACGGACAGTACTTTGGGTTTTGCTATCGGCAGTGAAAAAAGCAAAATCAAAGTCGATGAACGCGCTTCCAGTGTTGATGTCACCACCTACCATATCGCCAGCTATTTCGGCACGACGAAGTGGGGTGTGGATGTGCGCGCCGGGATGGAATACAGCTATCTTGATATGGCGACCGAGCGGTCAATCACGGTGCCGGGACTGGAGAACCGGGTAAAGGCGGAATACCGTGGGCATCTGGCTCAGGGCTTTGTTGAGGGAAGTCATCGTTTTTCGCTTAACGACAATTTTAGCTTGGAACCTTATGGCAACACGGCTTACGTTTGGCAAGGCATGCCCGGCGCGCGTGAAAACGGCGGTCCGGCCGCGCTGAGCTGGGGAAAACAGACCGACAGCGTCGTGTTTTCCACGCTGGGACTGCGTAGCGAAGCGCGTTTTGCCGCACCGCTGCCCGTTGCGTTTTATATGGATGCGGGCTATCAGCGACGGATGACGTCCGATGATAATCAAATGCGGATGCGTTTTGCTCAAGGTGACGAATTTACCATTGAGTCCGGCTCCGTCGATCGCGACACGTTGCTGCTGCGCACTGGCGTCTCTCTGGGTATGACGCGCAACGGAAAGTTATCGCTCGGCTACCAGGGCGTGCTGGGGGAAAACTCGCGTGATGACAGCGTCAGGGTGCAGTTAGGCATAAAATTCTGA
- the mutY gene encoding A/G-specific adenine glycosylase: MMQAQQFAHQVLNWYQRYGRKTLPWQLEKTPYQVWLSEVMLQQTQVATVIPYFQRFMARFPDVSALAQASLDEVLHLWTGLGYYARARNLHKAAQIVATRHGGMFPATFDEVADLPGVGRSTAGAILSLSLGQRYPILDGNVKRVLARCYAIDGWPGKKEVEKRLWALSEEVTPAESVSQFNQAMMDLGAMVCTRSRPKCELCPLNTGCIAYNNHSWAQYPGKKPKQTLPEKTGWFLLLQQGSKVWLQQRPAVGLWGGLFCFPQFSERRELELWLQQRGLNADGLRQLVAFRHTFSHFHLDVVPLWLDVSAMDISQKGACMDEIAGLWYNLAQPPSVGLATPVERLLRELARPQSAQRYSRAINEEQA, encoded by the coding sequence ATGATGCAAGCGCAACAGTTCGCGCACCAGGTGCTGAACTGGTATCAGCGTTATGGCCGCAAAACCCTGCCCTGGCAGCTTGAGAAAACGCCGTATCAAGTATGGCTGTCCGAAGTGATGCTGCAACAGACGCAGGTCGCAACGGTCATTCCCTATTTTCAACGTTTCATGGCCCGCTTCCCGGATGTGAGCGCATTGGCGCAGGCGTCGCTGGACGAAGTGCTGCACCTGTGGACCGGGCTGGGCTATTACGCACGCGCCCGTAATCTGCATAAAGCCGCACAGATTGTGGCTACCCGACATGGCGGCATGTTCCCCGCCACATTCGATGAAGTGGCCGATTTACCCGGCGTAGGCCGTTCTACCGCTGGCGCAATCCTGTCCCTGTCGCTGGGACAGCGCTACCCGATTCTGGACGGTAACGTAAAACGCGTGTTGGCACGCTGCTACGCCATTGACGGCTGGCCGGGTAAAAAAGAGGTCGAAAAACGGCTGTGGGCGTTAAGCGAAGAGGTCACGCCAGCCGAGAGCGTCAGCCAGTTCAATCAGGCCATGATGGATCTCGGCGCGATGGTGTGTACCCGTAGCCGACCTAAATGCGAACTGTGTCCGCTGAATACCGGCTGCATTGCCTATAACAATCATAGCTGGGCGCAGTATCCCGGCAAAAAGCCCAAACAAACGCTGCCGGAAAAAACCGGCTGGTTCCTGCTGCTGCAACAGGGGTCGAAGGTATGGCTGCAACAGCGCCCTGCCGTCGGTTTGTGGGGCGGACTATTCTGCTTTCCGCAGTTCAGCGAACGCCGTGAATTGGAACTCTGGTTGCAACAGCGCGGTCTGAACGCTGATGGATTGCGGCAGCTCGTGGCATTCCGCCATACATTCAGCCATTTCCACCTGGATGTCGTCCCGCTCTGGCTGGATGTTTCAGCAATGGATATCTCACAAAAAGGAGCCTGCATGGATGAAATCGCGGGTCTCTGGTATAACTTAGCGCAGCCGCCTTCTGTCGGATTGGCGACCCCGGTTGAACGCCTGCTGCGGGAACTAGCCCGGCCGCAATCAGCACAAAGATACTCCCGCGCGATTAATGAGGAACAAGCATGA
- the mltC gene encoding membrane-bound lytic murein transglycosylase MltC, whose translation MKKILALLVIAPLLVSCSGSKDVADNEEFIKDTNGFDILMGQFAHNIENIWGMNEVLIAGPKDYVKYTDQYQTRSHINFDAGTITIETISATDATTSLRQAIITTLLMGDDPTNTDLYSDANDIQISREPMLYGQVLDNTGQPIRWEGRAASFADYLLQNRLQKRTTGLHVIWSVTIQLVPNHLDKRAHKYLPLVRKASERYGIEESLIFAIMQTESSFNPYAVSRSDALGLMQVVQHSAGRDVFKMKGKWGQPSRNYLFDPENNIDVGTAYLSILKNSYLAGIANPTSRRYAVITAYNGGAGSVLRVFSSDRNRAVNIINGMSPGEVYDMLTTQHPSGESRRYLYKVNTAQKNYRR comes from the coding sequence ATGAAGAAAATTTTAGCTCTGCTGGTTATCGCACCGTTACTGGTTTCCTGCTCAGGAAGCAAAGATGTCGCTGACAACGAAGAATTTATCAAGGATACCAACGGTTTTGATATTCTGATGGGGCAATTCGCCCACAATATCGAGAATATCTGGGGCATGAACGAAGTGCTGATTGCCGGGCCGAAAGACTACGTAAAATATACCGACCAATACCAGACTCGCAGCCATATCAACTTTGATGCCGGCACCATCACCATTGAAACCATTTCGGCGACAGACGCTACCACAAGTCTGCGTCAAGCCATTATCACCACGCTGCTGATGGGCGACGACCCCACCAACACCGACCTTTACTCCGACGCCAATGATATTCAGATCAGCCGTGAGCCGATGCTGTACGGTCAGGTGCTGGATAACACCGGTCAGCCGATCCGCTGGGAAGGCCGCGCCGCCAGCTTCGCGGATTATCTGCTCCAGAACCGTTTGCAGAAACGAACTACCGGGCTGCATGTTATTTGGTCCGTCACTATTCAGTTGGTTCCCAACCATCTGGACAAGCGGGCGCATAAATACCTGCCGCTGGTGCGTAAAGCTTCCGAACGTTATGGTATTGAAGAGTCATTGATATTTGCCATCATGCAGACGGAATCCAGCTTCAACCCTTATGCGGTCAGCCGGTCCGACGCCCTCGGTTTGATGCAGGTGGTTCAGCACAGCGCGGGCCGCGACGTGTTTAAAATGAAAGGGAAATGGGGACAGCCAAGCCGCAACTACCTGTTCGACCCGGAAAACAATATCGATGTGGGCACCGCCTATCTGTCGATTCTGAAGAACAGCTATCTGGCGGGCATCGCGAATCCCACCTCGCGTCGTTATGCCGTTATCACCGCCTATAACGGCGGCGCAGGAAGCGTACTGCGGGTGTTCTCCAGCGATAGAAATCGTGCGGTAAATATTATCAACGGCATGTCGCCGGGCGAAGTATACGATATGCTGACCACCCAACATCCGTCAGGCGAGTCGCGCCGTTATCTGTATAAAGTGAATACGGCGCAGAAAAACTATCGCCGATAG
- a CDS encoding ornithine decarboxylase produces the protein MKQLKIAANGAVAGRLITTREIVALSQTDFTDVAVVVVSVEEARSGILSILHHTGFAIPAFVVRVNDSDLLSEMLPTGSEWLLLDDAGEHADVLERTAQGYQDALLPPFFDTLIKYVEMENTTFACPGHQGGQFFRKHPAGRQFFDFYGENIFRSDICNADVKLGDLLIHEGAAKKAQKFAARVFNADKTYFVLNGTSAANKVVTNALLTRGDLVLFDRNNHKSNHHGALIQAGATPVYLETVRNPFGFIGGIDARCFNEAYLRNLVREVAPERADEQRPFRLAVIQLGTYDGTVYNARQVVDSIGHLCDYILFDSAWVGYEQFIPMMEQCSPLLLDLNENDPGIFVTQSVHKQQAGFSQTSQVHKKDTHIKGQKRFCNHKRFNNAFMLHASTSPFYPLFAALDVNAKMHEGHSGRCLWLDCVKQGIDARKQLLLRCSLIQPFVPTTVAGLPWQEHDTDVIAHDVRFFNFEPGAKWHSFEGYAQDQYVIDPCKLLLTTPGIDAISGEYTDFGIPATILANYLREHGIIPEKCDLNSILFLLTPAEDRLKMQRLVDALVYFEEMIVRDAPLSEVLPSLYQKHEQRYRGYTLRQLCQEAHDFYASHNVKDLQKAMFRKDSFPRVKMLPQDANSAFVRGNIELVPISEAEGRIAAEGALPYPPGVLCVVPGEIWGGAVQRYFLALEAGINLLPGFSPELQGVYSVAEEDGAKRLYGYVIEQ, from the coding sequence ATGAAACAGTTAAAAATTGCGGCTAATGGGGCGGTTGCCGGCCGTTTAATCACGACACGCGAAATTGTTGCGCTGAGTCAGACTGACTTTACTGATGTGGCGGTAGTGGTGGTTTCGGTCGAGGAAGCCCGTAGCGGGATTCTGTCGATACTTCATCATACCGGCTTTGCCATTCCTGCATTTGTTGTCAGGGTTAATGACTCGGATTTACTGTCTGAAATGTTGCCGACGGGCAGCGAGTGGTTACTGTTGGATGATGCCGGTGAACATGCGGATGTGCTGGAGCGTACTGCGCAAGGCTATCAGGATGCATTGCTGCCGCCGTTTTTCGATACGCTGATCAAATATGTCGAGATGGAGAATACAACGTTCGCTTGCCCGGGTCATCAGGGCGGCCAGTTTTTCCGCAAGCATCCCGCAGGGCGGCAGTTTTTTGATTTTTATGGCGAAAATATTTTTCGTTCGGATATCTGCAATGCCGACGTCAAACTGGGCGATTTGCTGATCCATGAAGGGGCCGCAAAAAAGGCGCAGAAGTTTGCCGCGCGCGTATTTAACGCCGATAAAACCTACTTTGTGCTGAATGGCACTTCGGCGGCCAATAAGGTGGTGACAAACGCGCTGCTGACCCGCGGCGATCTGGTGTTATTCGATCGCAACAACCACAAATCCAACCATCACGGCGCGCTGATTCAGGCTGGCGCCACGCCTGTCTACCTTGAGACGGTACGTAATCCTTTCGGCTTTATCGGCGGGATTGATGCGCGCTGTTTCAATGAGGCGTATTTGCGCAATCTGGTGCGTGAAGTCGCGCCGGAGCGGGCCGACGAACAACGCCCATTCCGTTTGGCCGTGATTCAGCTCGGCACCTATGACGGCACGGTTTACAATGCGCGTCAGGTGGTGGACAGCATCGGGCATCTGTGTGATTACATCCTGTTTGATTCCGCGTGGGTGGGGTATGAACAGTTTATTCCCATGATGGAGCAGTGCTCGCCGCTGCTGCTGGATCTGAATGAAAACGATCCGGGGATCTTTGTTACTCAGTCGGTGCATAAACAGCAGGCGGGATTTTCCCAGACTTCGCAGGTGCATAAAAAAGATACGCACATCAAAGGGCAAAAACGTTTTTGCAACCATAAACGCTTCAATAACGCATTTATGTTGCACGCGTCCACCAGCCCGTTCTATCCGCTGTTCGCGGCGCTGGACGTGAATGCCAAAATGCATGAAGGCCATAGCGGACGCTGTTTGTGGCTGGACTGTGTGAAACAAGGTATTGATGCGCGCAAACAGTTGCTGTTGCGCTGTTCTTTGATCCAGCCGTTTGTTCCCACCACGGTGGCGGGGCTTCCCTGGCAGGAGCATGATACCGATGTGATTGCTCATGATGTGCGCTTCTTTAACTTCGAGCCGGGCGCAAAATGGCACTCGTTTGAGGGGTATGCGCAGGATCAGTATGTTATCGATCCGTGCAAATTGCTGTTAACGACGCCGGGTATTGATGCGATCAGCGGCGAGTATACCGATTTTGGTATTCCTGCCACCATCCTGGCAAATTACCTGCGTGAACACGGCATTATTCCTGAGAAATGCGATCTGAACTCGATCCTGTTCCTGCTGACGCCTGCGGAAGACCGTCTGAAAATGCAGCGTCTGGTGGACGCGCTGGTTTATTTCGAGGAAATGATTGTCCGTGACGCGCCGCTGAGCGAAGTATTGCCTAGCCTGTATCAAAAGCATGAACAGCGTTATCGCGGCTATACGTTGCGTCAACTCTGTCAGGAAGCACATGACTTTTATGCCAGCCATAATGTGAAAGATCTGCAAAAAGCGATGTTCCGTAAAGATTCTTTCCCGCGGGTGAAGATGTTGCCGCAAGACGCAAACAGTGCGTTTGTCCGTGGAAATATCGAGCTGGTGCCCATTTCTGAGGCCGAGGGGCGCATCGCGGCGGAAGGGGCGCTGCCTTATCCGCCGGGCGTGTTGTGCGTGGTGCCGGGGGAAATCTGGGGCGGGGCGGTTCAGCGCTACTTCCTGGCGCTGGAAGCGGGGATTAACCTGCTGCCGGGATTCTCGCCAGAGCTACAGGGCGTTTACAGCGTAGCCGAAGAGGATGGCGCCAAACGCCTGTACGGTTATGTGATCGAACAGTAA
- a CDS encoding DUF2884 domain-containing protein: MLRKMTLGLLMLLSWQTQAAYQCSVDPQDDIIISPQHVQVVGASGNLQISPQGDIVRNGTPLTLNAAQRQQSKTYQADLRQQIPWIDQGARQHLEKARVALDKVIVRELGSDSNVRNRLTTLDEQLKQQMNRIIEHRSDGLTFHHQAIKQVEQDGKQLVQQSMGGVLQDSLNEMGVKQMSSGGSPLQAMMGNLGGLQKAIQAEWNNQEIEFQRFGREVCQRVTTLEDKRNNLLQSLK, encoded by the coding sequence ATGTTGCGTAAAATGACTCTCGGTTTACTGATGTTACTGTCCTGGCAGACTCAGGCGGCGTATCAGTGTAGCGTTGACCCGCAGGACGATATCATCATCAGCCCTCAGCATGTGCAGGTGGTGGGCGCCAGCGGGAATTTACAGATTTCACCGCAGGGAGACATCGTACGTAACGGAACGCCGTTGACGTTGAATGCCGCGCAGCGGCAGCAGTCGAAAACCTATCAGGCCGATCTGCGCCAGCAAATCCCCTGGATCGATCAGGGCGCCCGGCAGCACCTGGAAAAAGCGCGCGTGGCGCTGGATAAAGTTATCGTGCGGGAACTGGGTAGCGACAGCAATGTGCGTAACCGGCTGACGACGCTGGATGAACAGCTCAAGCAGCAGATGAATCGCATCATTGAACACCGCAGCGATGGATTGACTTTCCACCATCAGGCGATAAAACAGGTTGAGCAGGACGGTAAGCAACTGGTTCAGCAGAGTATGGGCGGCGTCTTGCAGGACAGTCTCAACGAGATGGGCGTGAAGCAGATGTCCAGCGGCGGTAGTCCGTTGCAGGCGATGATGGGAAATCTCGGCGGCTTACAGAAAGCGATTCAGGCCGAATGGAATAATCAGGAAATCGAGTTCCAACGCTTTGGCCGTGAGGTGTGCCAACGTGTGACTACACTGGAAGATAAGCGTAATAATTTATTGCAGTCGTTGAAATAA
- a CDS encoding NADP(H)-dependent aldo-keto reductase, giving the protein MQYHRIPHSSLEVSVLGLGTMTFGEQNSEAEAHAQLDHAIAAGVNLIDVAEMYPVPPRPETQGLTESYIGSWLKSRSGREKLILASKVSGPVRGNDDAIRPQQALDRINIRDALDASLKRLNTDYIDLYQLHWPQRQTNCFGKLGYQYTEDKPAVTLLETLEALNEQVRAGKIRYIGVSNETPWGVMRYLHLAEKHDLPRIVSIQNPYSLLNRSFEVGLAEISQHEGVELLAYSALAFGTLTGKYLNGAKPAGARNTLFSRFTRYTAPQTQQAIAEYVALARKHGLDPAQMALAFVRQQPFVATTLLGATSVEQLQTNLASLELTLDQAILNELEAIHRRFTFPAP; this is encoded by the coding sequence ATGCAATATCACCGTATTCCCCATAGCTCTCTAGAAGTCAGTGTGCTGGGCCTTGGCACGATGACCTTCGGCGAACAAAACAGTGAAGCTGAAGCGCATGCACAATTGGATCATGCTATTGCCGCAGGCGTTAACCTGATTGACGTAGCAGAAATGTATCCGGTTCCACCACGGCCGGAAACTCAGGGGCTAACCGAGAGCTATATTGGTTCGTGGCTGAAATCCCGTAGTGGGCGTGAGAAACTCATTCTGGCAAGCAAGGTATCCGGCCCGGTTCGCGGCAATGACGACGCCATTCGCCCACAGCAGGCATTGGATCGCATAAACATCCGTGACGCGTTGGACGCCAGCCTTAAGCGCCTGAACACCGATTATATTGATTTGTATCAGTTGCATTGGCCGCAACGCCAAACCAACTGCTTTGGTAAATTGGGATACCAATATACCGAGGATAAACCCGCGGTTACCTTGCTGGAAACACTGGAAGCGCTGAACGAACAGGTCAGGGCCGGTAAGATCCGCTACATCGGGGTTTCCAACGAAACGCCCTGGGGCGTAATGCGCTATCTCCATCTGGCCGAAAAACACGACCTGCCGCGCATTGTGTCGATTCAAAATCCTTACAGTCTGCTCAACCGCAGTTTTGAAGTGGGTCTGGCGGAAATCAGCCAGCACGAAGGCGTGGAGCTACTGGCATACTCGGCATTGGCATTCGGCACGCTGACAGGCAAGTACCTCAATGGCGCAAAACCAGCGGGCGCGCGCAATACGCTATTCAGCCGCTTTACCCGCTATACCGCGCCCCAGACTCAACAGGCCATCGCCGAATATGTGGCGCTGGCACGCAAACACGGCCTTGATCCGGCGCAAATGGCGTTGGCGTTCGTTCGTCAGCAGCCATTTGTGGCAACCACCCTGCTGGGGGCAACCTCGGTAGAACAGCTTCAAACCAATCTTGCCAGTCTGGAACTCACATTAGACCAGGCGATCCTGAACGAACTGGAGGCTATCCACCGCCGCTTTACCTTTCCAGCTCCATAA
- a CDS encoding YggL family protein, with protein MAQARSRRLRKKLHIDEFQELGFSVSWRFPEGTSVEEIDRTVDKFVDDVIEPNGLAFEGSGYLQWEGLICLQKIGHCTDEHRQLVNRWLEEQKLTDVKVSDVFDIWWDLPENLL; from the coding sequence ATGGCACAAGCCCGTAGCCGTCGTTTACGTAAAAAGCTACACATTGATGAATTTCAGGAATTAGGCTTTTCGGTTAGCTGGCGTTTCCCGGAAGGCACCAGCGTCGAAGAGATCGATCGCACGGTGGACAAGTTTGTCGATGACGTGATCGAACCAAACGGTCTGGCGTTTGAAGGCAGCGGCTATCTGCAATGGGAAGGATTGATCTGCTTGCAGAAAATCGGTCATTGCACCGACGAACACCGTCAATTGGTCAACCGCTGGCTGGAAGAACAGAAACTGACCGATGTTAAAGTCAGTGATGTGTTCGATATCTGGTGGGATTTGCCCGAAAACCTGCTTTAA
- a CDS encoding oxidative damage protection protein — protein MSRTIFCTFLQRDAEGQDFQLYPGELGKRIYNEISKEAWAQWQTKQTMLINEKKLSMMNVADRKLLEQEMIKFLFEGKDVHIEGYTPPSH, from the coding sequence ATGAGCAGAACGATTTTTTGTACTTTTTTACAACGTGATGCTGAAGGACAGGATTTTCAGCTTTACCCAGGCGAGTTAGGCAAACGCATTTATAACGAGATCTCAAAAGAAGCCTGGGCGCAATGGCAAACCAAACAAACCATGCTGATTAACGAAAAGAAACTCAGCATGATGAACGTCGCCGATCGCAAATTGCTGGAACAGGAAATGATCAAATTCCTGTTTGAAGGAAAAGACGTGCATATCGAAGGCTATACGCCGCCGAGTCATTGA